From a single Miscanthus floridulus cultivar M001 chromosome 8, ASM1932011v1, whole genome shotgun sequence genomic region:
- the LOC136476674 gene encoding uncharacterized protein, translated as MEDLSVEELASNLSTYKEQLREVKKLIKEKKDDPGISEYIDMEKELQEVITLTEEILATAKQTESAQNAAGLSPPNYSAGVQSEGLDDLSHSHKFAVGTRVQAVWSEDGEWYNATVEALTPNGYYVAYDGWGNREEVDPDNVRLLEEEAADALRQVEKEAEATKMAIKRKIEQAATSDFQARSLPAKLRIEPSDPEDVKAAKRKKIHAFKSKARFEQLEFAQNKRQNTWQQFQTKGKAKKVGFFSGRKKESIFKSPDDHRGKVGVTGSGKGLTDFQRREKHLHLKGGSGDAADDEE; from the exons ATGGAGGACCTGAGCGTGGAGGAGCTCGCCTCCAACCTCTCCACCTACAAAGAGCAGCTCCGCGAG GTTAAGAAGCTTATCAAGGAGAAAAAGGATGACCCTGGAATTTCTGAATATATTGATATGGAGAAAGAGCTTCAAGAA GTCATAACATTAACCGAAGAGATTTTGGCAACTGCAAAGCAAACTGAGAGTGCCCAGAATGCGGCAGGTCTATCACCACCAAATTATTCAGCTGGAGTGCAGTCTGAG GGACTGGATGACCTTTCGCATTCCCATAAGTTTGCTGTTGGTACTAGAGTTCAAGCTGTGTGGAGTGAAGATGGGGAATG GTATAATGCAACAGTTGAAGCTTTGACACCAAATGGATATTATGTAGCCTACGATGGCTGGGGAAACAGGGAAGAG GTGGACCCAGATAATGTGAGGCTGCTTGAGGAAGAAGCAGCTGATGCTCTGAGACAAGTTGAAAAGGAAGCTGAAGCTACAAAAATGGCAATAAAGAGGAAAATTGAACAAGCAGCAACATCTGATTTTCAGGCGCGTAGCTTGCCAGCCAAACTTCGTATTGAACCAAGTGATCCTGAGGATGTT AAAGCTGCAAAGCGTAAGAAAATACATGCTTTCAAATCAAAAGCCCGCTTTGAGCAACTTGAATTTGCCCAAAACAAGCGGCAGAACACATGGCAGCAGTTTCAAACCAAAGGGAAAGCCAAAAAG GTGGGGTTCTTCTCTGGTCGCAAGAAGGAGAGCATCTTCAAGTCACCGGATGACCACAGAGGTAAGGTGGGTGTCACTGGGAGTGGCAAAGGCCTGACTGACTTCCAGAGGAGGGAGAAGCATCTGCACCTTAAAGGTGGCTCCGGGGATGCAGCGGATGACGAGGAATAA
- the LOC136476675 gene encoding uncharacterized protein: MQQQQQQGEAAGGADLQLQLQMRGGNEEEELVLATWDCGSPLYDSFELASLHYVLEKHTMVLPFVPDAAAVSRSRRRSLRRHHRGGAALPPDMAKTGNRGAGAGAARRTRGWRGSKAAAAIFRAVTCWRSSV; encoded by the coding sequence atgcagcagcagcagcagcaaggagAGGCCGCGGGAGGAGCtgacctgcagctgcagctgcagatgAGAGGAGGGAACGAAGAGGAGGAGCTGGTGCTGGCCACGTGGGACTGCGGCAGCCCGCTGTACGACTCCTTCGAGCTCGCGTCGCTGCACTACGTCCTCGAGAAGCACACGATGGTCCTGCCGTTCGTCCCTGACGCAGCCGCGGTGTCGCGGTCGAGGCGGCGTTCGCTGCGTCGGCATCATCGGGGCGGCGCCGCCCTGCCGCCCGACATGGCCAAGACCGGCAaccgcggcgcgggcgcgggcgcggctaGGAGGACGAGGGGGTGGAGGGGCAGCAAGGCCGCGGCAGCTATATTCAGGGCTGTTACGTGCTGGAGGAGCTCTGTATAG